A genomic window from Vitis riparia cultivar Riparia Gloire de Montpellier isolate 1030 chromosome 16, EGFV_Vit.rip_1.0, whole genome shotgun sequence includes:
- the LOC117934063 gene encoding stilbene synthase 4-like — protein MASVEEIRNAQRAKGPATVLAIGTATPDNCLYQSDFADYYFRVTKSEHMTELKKKFNRICDKSMIKKRYIHLTEEMLEEHPNIGAYMAPSLNIRQEIITAEVPKLGKEAALKALKEWGQPKSKITHLVFCTTSGVEMPGADYKLANLLGLEPSVRRVMLYHQGCYAGGTVLRTAKDLAENNAGARVLVVCSEITVVTFRGPSEDALDSLVGQALFGDGSAAVIVGSDPDTSIERPLFQLVSAAQTFIPNSAGAIAGNLREVGLTFHLWPNVPTLISENIENCLTKAFDPIGISDWNSLFWIAHPGGPAILDAVEAKVGLDKQKLKATRHILSEYGNMSSACVLFILDEMRKKSLKEGKTTTGEGLDWGVLFGFGPGLTIETVVLHSVGTDSN, from the exons ATGGCGTCTGTAGAGGAAATTAGAAATGCTCAGCGTGCCAAGGGTCCGGCCACCGTTCTAGCCATTGGCACAGCTACCCCGGACAACTGTCTGTACCAGTCTGATTTCGCTGATTACTATTTTCGGGTCACTAAAAGCGAGCACATGACCGAGCTCAAGAAGAAGTTCAACCGCATTT GTGACAAATCCATGATCAAGAAGCGTTACATTCATTTGACCGAAGAAATGCTTGAGGAGCACCCAAACATTGGTGCTTATATGGCTCCATCTCTTAACATACGCCAAGAGATTATCACTGCTGAGGTACCCAAGCTTGGTAAGGAAGCCGCATTGAAGGCTCTTAAAGAGTGGGGTCAGCCTAAATCGAAGATCACCCACCTTGTATTTTGTACCACCTCAGGTGTAGAAATGCCTGGTGCAGATTATAAACTCGCTAATCTTTTAGGCCTCGAACCATCTGTCAGAAGAGTGATGTTGTACCATCAAGGGTGCTATGCGGGTGGAACTGTCCTTCGAACCGCTAAGGATCTTGCAGAGAATAATGCAGGAGCACGAGTTCTTGTGGTGTGCTCTGAGATCACTGTTGTTACATTTCGTGGTCCTTCCGAAGATGCTTTGGACTCTTTAGTTGGCCAAGCCCTTTTTGGTGATGGGTCTGCAGCTGTAATCGTTGGATCTGATCCAGATACCTCGATTGAACGACCACTCTTTCAACTTGTTTCAGCAGCCCAAACATTTATTCCTAATTCAGCAGGTGCTATTGCAGGCAACTTACGTGAAGTGGGTCTCACCTTTCATTTGTGGCCTAATGTGCCTACCTTGATCTCTGAAAACATTGAGAATTGTTTGACTAAGGCTTTTGATCCAATTGGTATTAGTGATTGGAATTCCTTATTCTGGATTGCTCATCCAGGTGGCCCAGCTATTCTCGACGCAGTTGAAGCAAAAGTCGGTTTAGATAAACAAAAACTCAAAGCAACAAGGCATATTCTAAGTGAATATGGGAACATGTCAAGTGCATGtgtcttatttattttggaCGAGATGAGAAAGAAATCGCTCAAGGAAGGCAAAACGACGACAGGTGAAGGATTGGATTGGGGTGTCTTGTTTGGCTTTGGGCCAGGCCTAACCATTGAGACCGTTGTGCTCCATAGCGTTGGTACAGATTCAAACTAG